From the Chryseobacterium sp. G0201 genome, the window GCAATATGGAGATGGTTTCGATTCATGAATTGATATTAAAAAAATATCCGAACCACGAAACCAAGCTTAAATATATCTTTGATAAGACGTTGGCATTAATCGACGAATACCATCCCGATGAAGTAGCTCTTGAAGCTCCTTTCTTTGGAAAAAACGTTCAGAGTATGCTTAAATTGGGTCGTGCGCAGGGTGTAGCGATGGCGGCCAGTCTGTACAGAAATATTCCGATCACGGAATATTCACCGAAAAAGATAAAAATGGCCATCACCGGAAACGGTAATGCCAGCAAAGAACAGGTTGCAGGGATGCTTCAAAGTTTATTAAAACTAAAAGAATTTCCCACAAAATATCTGGATGCATCCGATGGGCTGGCAGTTGCCGTCTGTCATCACTTTAATTCAGGAACCATAAGTAGTGACAAATCCTATACGGGTTGGGACAGCTTTTTAAAACAAAATCCGGATCGCTTGAAATAAGCATCCGGATTTTTTTAATTATTTATGGTTAAAATTATTTCTTTTTATATTCTGCAGAGGTAACAGAAAAATCTGCTGTTGGTTTTCCGTTTTTGTCATAGTAAACATATTTCAATGTAACGTCATTATCTCTAAATTCCTGCATATCGGCAGAAGTCTTGATCGCATTTACAGCGCCTTCTTTTGCTTCTTTTTTAAAAGAA encodes:
- the ruvC gene encoding crossover junction endodeoxyribonuclease RuvC; this encodes MISEKIILGIDPGTAIMGFGIISVKKGNMEMVSIHELILKKYPNHETKLKYIFDKTLALIDEYHPDEVALEAPFFGKNVQSMLKLGRAQGVAMAASLYRNIPITEYSPKKIKMAITGNGNASKEQVAGMLQSLLKLKEFPTKYLDASDGLAVAVCHHFNSGTISSDKSYTGWDSFLKQNPDRLK